The nucleotide window AATGCAAAAGATGCATTAAAAGAGAATGATATTAAAGAACCTTGGATAGAACTAAATTTAGTAAAAAACAAAGAGAATTTTTTAATAACTATTGAAGATAATGCAAAGGGAATTCCTGAAAAGATAATTGATAAAATCTTTGATCCATATTTTACTACAAAGCATAAATCACAGGGTACAGGCTTAGGATTACATATGAGCTATAAAATTGTTACAGAAAGTCTAAGGGGAGAACTTTATGTTCGAAATACAGATAGTGGTGCAAAGTTTTTTATAGAAATACCTTACACCTTTGACTAAGTCACTTAAAGGATTGAGCTAAGTTTCCAATAATCAATGACCACCCATCAATTACAATAAAGAAGATTATCTTTATGGGCAGGGATATCATTACAGGTGGAAGCATCATCATACCCAAGGACATTAAAATAGATGCTACAATAATATCAATAACTAAAAATGGTAAAAAGATTAAAAAACCTATTTCAAAGGCTGTTTTAAGTTCACTAACAATGAATGAAGGCATTAAAAGTGTTAAAGGCACATCATCAATATTTTTAGGGTTTTCTTCTTTTTTTATTCTATAAAATAAGGCTAAATCTTTTTCTCTAGTATTTTTTATCATAAACTCTTTAAAGGGTTTAACTCCCTTTTCAAAAGCTACTTCATAACCTATTTTTTCATCCATATATGGAACAATAGCATCATCCCAAGATTTTTTAAAATATGGTTCCATAATAAAAATTGTTAAAATTAAAGAAAGTGAAATAATAATTTGATTTGGTGGAGTTTGTTGCAGTCCCATAGCCTGTCTAAGTAAAGAAAAAACAATAATCAATCTTGTAAAACTCGTAACCATTAAGATAAGTGTAGGAGCTAAAACTAAAAGAGTTAAAATAATAGCAATATTAATTGTTTTAACAAATTGTGCTGGTTCTTCAAGTGCAGCTATTGAAAGATTAACAACAGGTGGTGCTACTTCTTCTTGGGCAAAAAGTAATGAAATAGAAAAAATCAATAAACTAAATATTAGTTTCAAATATCGTCCTCAAATAAAATAAGAAAATACTATATCTAAAAAGTAATTAAATCTCAAAGATGTACTTATTTAGGGTTTTTTATGTAACCAAACTCATATAATTTTTTAAAAATATTTTTTACTAATAAACCAGCAGCACTTCCCCCGTGTCCACCATGTTCAATTATAACTGTTACAACATATTTTTTGTCACCTTTGTATGGACCATAAGCAGTAATCCAAGCATGTGATCTATGATAATACTCTAGTTCACTCTCTTTCATTCTTTTCTTTTCAGACTGAGGAATAGATACAACTTGTGCAGTTCCTGTTTTCCCAGCCATAGTAATAATACTATTCCTTGAGTATCTATATAAAGTACCTTTTTTATGGTTATTTACTTCATACATACCTTTTCTTATTAAGTCTAAATGATCTTCATCATGGGGAACTTCAATTGGTTCTTGAAAACTATCTTTTGAGAAGTGAGGTATTGGAAGCTTACCTGTTGCTAAAAATGCTGTGTATCTTGCAATTTGCATTGGTGTTGTAAGCATTTCACCTTGTCCAATTGATGTAATTACTGTTTCCCCAACATACCAAGGTAAATTATGTCTTTTTTGTTTCCAATCCTTATTTGGGTTTGTTCCATAATGTTCATTATCTAAATCAATACCAGTTTTTTGACCAATACCAAATTTAGCTAATGTTTCTGAGATATTATTTATTCCTACTTTTAGACTTCCTTTATAGAAAAAGTCATCACAACTTTCTCTAATAGCTTTAGTAAATCCAACTTTACCATGTCCTTCTTGCTTCCAACATCTAAAATTTCTTTTCCCTAAGGTTATAGCACCTGTGTCAAATACTGTATAACTAGGTTTAATTCCATGTTCTAAAAAGGCTAAAGCTACACCCATTTTTATAACAGAACCTGGAGGATATTTACCATTAATTAATTTATTTGTAAAAGGATGATTAAAATCATTTCTCATTCTGTTCCACTCTTTTACAGAAATACCATCAACAAAAATATTATTATCAAATTCAGGGAAAGAACTAGCAGTAAGAAGTTCTCCTGTTTGAGCATCCATTACAATAGCTGCTCCACCTTTACCTGGGAAGTTTTTTTGGATATATTTTTGTAGTTCAATATCAATTGAAATTGTAAGGTCATTATCACTTGATGGTTTTTTCTCTTCAAGTACTTCAAGCTCTTTATTTAAAGCATTTACTTTAATATTTTTGTACCCAAGTTCCCCTTGAAGTTTTTTATTATAATACTTTTCTAAACCTATTTTTCCAATGATTCCACTATGTTTTGAAAAGGGGTTTCTGTCGATATCTAACCTTGAAGCTTTTCCCACATAACCAATGATATGAGAAGCATCTTGCTTGTAAGGATAAACTCTTTTTACTTCTGATTTAATTTGAATATCATCTAAAGAATTAAATAGTGTATATTTTTTGAAAAACTTATCATAAGGTATATATTTTACAACTTTTACAAAATCATGTTTATATGGAGAATCAGCTTTTTTATACTCTTTATATAACTTTTCTTTTTCATATTCAGGGAAGTGTTTATTAATTAAAGCAATTAATTTATTTAGCCTTTTTTTATTTTTATATGATCTTAAATGTGGTCTTAAATTAATTGAAAAGCCAAGCTTATTCATAGCTAATGCTTTTCCATTTCTATCTTTAATTATACCTCTATTTGGTACTTCATAGACTTTTTTAATATAATTTCTTTTAGAAAGTTCTTCATAATAAGTATTTGATTTAATACTAAGGAAATATACCCTTGCAAGTAGTGTTAATAAAACAAGAATAATAAAAATAAATATTAGTTTTAGTCTAGTCAAATGAAAACTCCAAAGATTATTAAATCAACTATTAAATTTAAAAGTAAAATGAAATTCAGTTGAAAACTCATTTCATTGTTTATTGTCCATAAAAATAGTAGTCCACAATAAAAAATTATTAGATATACATATAAGTTTATACCATCAACAGATAAAACTCTTGCAACATATGGAATAATAAAAGCATATATAAAAAAACAAAGAAGTATTATTGAAAAGGGTTTAAACCCATTATTTATTTCGATTATTACTGTTGTTATACCCAGAAAAAAAAGTGTGTAATTATAGTTTTTTTCCATACACACATAAAATGCAATAAATACTATACCAAGTAACATTATTGGGAAAAAGTATATAGATGACATTGTATTAACTATTAATGCAAAAATACAAAATAAAAATATGTAAAAAGGATTATCTAAGTTATTGATTTTCATTAGTTATACAGTTCTTCGTTTTTAAGGGATTATATTGAAAGTATACTTACATAAATATCAAATTATATCATTTACTTTTTCAGAGTCTCTTTTTTTTCTTTCAAGGGCAGTTAAATCATAAATAAATGCAAAAATTTCAGATACTGCTTTATACATGCTTGGAGGGATTTCTTTTTCAATATCAATAGCAGATAAAAGTTCAATAAGATCTTCGTCTTTTTTTATTGGAATATCATTGTCTTGAGCAATCTTAATAATATTATTAGCAATTTCACCTTTACCTTTAGCTACTACTTTAGGAGCATTATCTACTTCAATATCATACTCTAAGGCAACAGCTTTTTTAATATCATTTTTATTCATATTATGCCTTTATATCTACGCCAAAGCCAAGACTTGTATTTTGGTTATAAACATCAGCTTTTTTTATTTCTTCTTTTTTCTCTTTATCAAAATCTAAAATATGAATATTCATAGGAATTAACTCAACAGAATTCATAGCTCTTTTTAGTTTAAAAATATTTTCTTTTATTGCTTGTTTAAAATGATCTTTTGTGGCATAAATTGTTAAGTCAAGTTTATTTTTGTCATAAAGTCCAAGAAGAAGTCTTGTTTCTCCAAACTCTTTTAAATTTAAATTAATTTCACAATAAAATTTTTCATCTTTTCCTTCTCTCATAGAGATTGAACCATCTTCTAAAATATCCCAAATAAAAGGGATATAAACACTATTGCTATTAGATACTACTGATAAAAGTTGATGGTATTCTATTTGTGTTAGTACTTTGTCAATCTGCTTTGATGTATCACTAGCTTTTGGATCAGATGTATTTGTTGCTAATTCTTCTTGTACTTTTAATAAAATAGCTTTCATATCATTTTGTAAGTTTGTATTTGCACCTTTGGGATTTTCACCTCTATTTAAAGTTTGTATAAAGTTTTGAGTAGTTTGTTCAAGTTTTGTTAATGCTTTGTCTATTTTTTCAAAACTTCCTTGGTTTGTATTTCCTTGATTTACCTGTGCAATAGTTGTTTTTAGATCTTTTAATAGAGTTTCTATATTTGAAGTTAGATTATTAATTGTAGGTTTTAAATTTAAAGAATCCATACTTTTATTTTGAAGTAAATTGTCTATTTGGTTTAATAAAGCTTGTTTATTTGGAATATTTTTATCTAAAATAACTTCATTTTTTAAATTTTGTAAGATATCTTTTATTTGGCTTAGTACTTCATTTTTTACTTGATTTGTTTGAAGTTGAGTTGTTAAGTTTTGTAAACTATTTGTAATTTTATCAGGATTTACTGGCTGTTTGTTTTGTAAAGATACAATTACCTCTTTTAATGTAGCTAAGGTTTCACTTGCTTGGTTTGGAGCAGCTTTTAAAGAAGCAGGATTTAAATTTGTATTTAGTTCTTTACTTTGAAGTAAGTTATCAATTTGTTTTAAAAGTGTTTGTTTATTTGGCAAATTATTGTTTTGTAAAACTTCATTTTTTAGATTTAATAAAACATCTCTTGTACTTGCTAAAGCTTCACTTTTATTATGTATTAGTTTTTCTATTTGTGTTGCAGAGCCATTATCTATTTTTGATTGGGTTAGTTGTATTTGATTTGAAATATTCTTTAAATTATTTGTTAATTGCTCTAAATTTGCAGTTTGTTTATTTTGTAAAGATTTACCAAGAGTTTCTAACTGAGAAGTTAAAGCTTTTAAGTCTTTTAAGTTTTCAGTAGGATTTGCATCTAGTCCTTTAATATTTTGATTTAAAAGTTTATCTATTATTTGTGAAATATTTTTTGCTTGGGGAGTATCTACTTGCTTTAAAATAGTTTTTATTTGATTTAAAATATTTTCTAATTCTTTTGGTAAAGAGGTTTTTGCTTGGGATTGAGAAAGCATTTTTGATTCTAAAAATACTCCTGATTTATCAAGGGAATTTTTTAAAACTTTTTCATCTATATTTCCAAGATTTTTTAATAAAGCTTCTATTTGTGGTTTAAACTTTTGAAGAGTTTCATTTTGTGAAGCTTGTTTTAAAAGTGTTTCAATATTTTTGCTAAAGTTTCCTAAGTCTTTAAAAATAGTGGAATTTTTTAATAAGCTTTCTATTGAGGCATTTGTTTTAGTTCCTGTTTTAGCTTGCGTGAAAAGGTCTTTTAATATATCATCTACACTTACATCACCTTTTTTTATATTTACTAAGGTTTTAATATCTGCTTCTTTTAGTGCATCTTTTAAAACTTTGTTATCATTTGGTAAAAGGATTTTGAGTAGATTATTATTAGAAACTATCATAATTTTAAGTATATCATAAAATATTATATTTATTGACATCAAATTTTTATTTTTGTACAATCAAAATCATTAATAAAGGTTGAAGATGAAATTTGAAGTAGTTACTCCTATTGATGGCTTTGAAAGAGAAAAAGAGTTTGAATTATCAAAACTAGATGATTTCTTTTCTATGATAAAGGGTGTTGAAACAGGTGAAACTATTAGACTTATGAGTTTTGGAGCACTAAAGTCTTTAGAGTTTGAATTGCCTAAAGATTTTGTGGCAAAGCTAGAAATAGAGAATATTTCAGATATATCAATATTTTATATATTTGTTTTACAAGCTCAAACTTCTGATTCTTCAATGAATATTTTTGCTCCATTAATAATGAACAATAAATCAATGAAAATGGGACAAATACATTTAGATTTACATGAGTTAGGCTTAGATAGTCTAAACGATATACTTCCAAAATTTTAAAAAAAGATTCAAATACTTATGCACGAAAAACAACTAAGAGTTAGATATATTAGAGTACTGGAAAAGTTCTTTACAAGAACAGTTTCTTTATTAAAACTAGAGAATTTTGATAAAGAACTCTTTAAAGAAAGAACTAAAAAAAATTATGAAGACATAAAAAGAGTAAAGGCTGTTGAACTAAATTCACCTTATCTTACACAGTTAATTGCATTTATCAATAAAACACTTCAGTATGCAGAGACTTCAAGCGTAAACTTTGAAGATGAAAGAGCTGATTTACTAAAAGAAGCTAATCATATACAAAGAGAGAAAAAAAGAAGTACTTACAAAAAAGATAAACACAAAAAATCTAAATTTGATGATGGGTATTAAGATTGTCAAATTCTACTTATGAAGAACATAAAACTTTTAATCTTTCAGGGGTCTTGAAAAAAGTTTTATATAAAAATGATGAAAATAACTATGTAATAGCAGTACTTGAAAATAATCAAAAAATCTGTGGTAACTATTATGATACAGAAATTGAAAAGATTGTTGGAGAAGAAGTTTTATTAAAAGGAAACTGGACAACACATAAAAAATATGGTGTTCAGTTTGAATTTGAAACATTAGAGTTAAAAGAAGCTGAGATGTTTTTCTTTTTAACTAAGATAGTTAAAGGTGTGGGGAAAAAGTTTGCAAAAGAGCTTTTAGAAAAATATACTGAAGATGAATTAGTAGATATACTAAATGAAAAACCTGGAGAGCTTTTACAGTTTAAAGGTATAAAAGAGAAAAAACTAGAAAAGATAGTCGCCTCTTGGCAAAAATTTAAACACTTAAGAGAGCTAGGGAAATTTTTATCAAAATTTGGTGTAACTTCAAATCTAATTAATAAAATCTATTCTCACTTTAGTGAAGTAGATAATTTAATTGAAAAAATAAAAAATAATCCATATATTCTTATAAATATAAAAGGTATTGGTTTTAAAAGAGCAGATGAAATAGCAAAAGCTTTAGGAATAGATCCTAAATCTGATTTTAGAATTAGTGCTTGTGTAAACTATACTTTAAGAGAGTTTTGTGATAACAATGGAAACTCTTCAATTGACAAATCTCACCTTTATAAACTTTTAGATGAGAGTTTACATTTTAAAGATGAAGAAATTTTATATGAAAAAGTAGTCTCTGATATGCTTGTTGAAGAAGAAGTATTTCAAACAAGTGAACATAGAATTTCCCCTTCAATGTTATATTTTGCAGAAAGAAGAATTTTAGAGTTTTTTCAAAGAAGAGAGAATGAAAGAAATAAAAAGATAATTTCTTCTTTTGATGAATATATCGAGAAAAAAGAGAAAACTTTAGGCTTTGAGTTAAATGAAGAACAAAAAAAAGCAGTAGAACTTATAAATGATGGACATAAAACACTATTTTTAATTGGTTATGCAGGAACTGGTAAATCAACATCTAGTAGGGCGGTTTTAGAACTACTTGAAGAAATAGTTGCCTATGATGATATTATTGCTATTGCTTTAAGTGGTATTGCTTCTCAAAGAATATCTGATACTACAGGATATAATAGTTCGACTATTCAATCACTTTTTGTAAAACATGAAGATAAAGAGTTTTTCCCCCATAAAGTAATTTTACTTGATGAAGCTTCAATGGTTAATTCTGTGATGTTTTATAATCTTATTAAAAAGATACATGATGATACTATTTTTATTATAGTAGGAGATGATGGGCAGCTTCCAGCTATTGGTGCAGGTAATATCTTAGCGGATGCTATTAAATTTGAATTAGCCCCTATATGTAAATTAACTAAAATCTATAGACAAAGTGAAGACCAAGCAATTGCTGTTATTGCAAATGATATTAGACAAGGTCAAGTTCCTGAGTATAGGAATGATTATAAAGATTTTGAATTTATTGATGTATCTATAAATAACTACTATGCTGTTAAAAACTCGACTTCACAAAATGAGTTTTCTGATGTAAGAACAAAAATAAGTGAATCAATTTTAAATACGATTTTAAATATTTCTAGTCATTATATACGGAAATATTATGAATATATAAAGAAAAAAGAGATTTCTTCTGCTTTAACACTTTTTCAAGTTATTACTCCAATGAAAGCAGGAATTTTAGGAGTAGAAAACCTTAATATGCAGCTTCAATCACTCTTTAATCATTCTAAAAAGAAAGGCTATAAAAGTAAACTTTATGAATATAAAATGAGTGATAAAGTAATACATATAAAAAATGAAAATATGAAAGCTCAAACTATGCATATGTATAAAACAGCTTCTACAGAGTTTATGGAAAAAAGAGTTTTTAATGGACAACTTGGACTTATTATAAAACTTGATTTTGATGAACAAAAATGTATAGTTTTATATCCAAATGATGATATGGTAGTATTTTATGAGTTTGATGAGTTAAGCTCATTATTATCACTTGCTTATTGTTTAACTATTCATAAAACTCAAGGAATGGAGTATGAAAATGCTTTAATTCCAATGAGTTTTTCTCACTATATTATGCATAATACAAAGCTTTTATATACTGCAATTACAAGAGCAAAAGATATGTGTTTTATCGTTGGAGAAGAAGAGGCATTTAAAAGTGCTTGTAAAAGAATAGAAACAACAAAACGAGAATCTGTAATAAATGATCTTCTTTCAAAAAAACTTTAAAATAATTTTACCTTTATAAAAGTAATCTTTATGTATTATATCTAAAATTTTTTAGAGGATAATATTTTATGATAACTTGGATGCAAAGACACAAAAAGTGGCTTGTTATAACTATTTGGATAAGTACAATAGCTTTCGTAGGAGCTGGTTTTGTAGGATGGGGATCTTACGATTATGGTTCAAAAGGTGGTGCAGTAGCTGTTGTTGGTGATAGAGAAGTAACTGTAGAAGAGTATCAAAGAGAATATTCAAGTCTTTATGACCAATATGCAAGAATGTTTGGAAATCAGTTTAATCAAGAAATGGCTGATAAATTAAAACTAAAAGATGCAGCTTATAAATTAGTTATTCAAAAAAATCTTATTTTATCATTTGCCGATGAATTAGGTCTTGATGTTACTGATGAAGAAATAGCAAAACAATTAGTTCAAATTCCTGCATTTTTAAAAGATGGTAAGTTTGATAAAGATACATATATCAAAGTATTACAACAAAATAGAACAAATCCAACTGAATTTGAAGCTTCAATAAAAAGAGATATTCTTTTACAAAAAGTTGAATCACTATTTCAAATACAAGCAAATGAAAAAGAGTTAGAAAATCTAAATAAACTTCTATTTGCAGAAGATAAAATTAGTATTAAAGTATTAAATGCAAATAATGTAAAAGTTAATGTAACAGAAGATGAATTAAAAAAATATTGGGAAGAGAACAAAAATAGTTATGTTTCAGAACCAACTGTTAAATTAGCAATTGAAGAAATTACTGTAGAACCAAAGAATTTTTCTGAAGAAGAATTAAAAAATCATTATAATAGCTTTAAAACTGATTATACAAAAGAAGATGGAAAACTTAAAACATTTGATGAAGCTAAAGAAGATATGATTCAAACATTAAGTGAAAAAGCTACAAAAAAAGAAGCTTTAAAAAAATACTTAAAACTTAAAAAAGGTGAAGAGAACTTCACAAAAGAAGTTGAAATAGAAGAGAGCAAATTAGCATATTCACAAGAAGACTTAGAAAAGATTGATGGTTCAGTACCAGGTGATGTATTAAAGCCATTTATTCATGATGGAAACTATATAGTAGTTAAAGTTTTAAATAAAGGTCTTCCAAAACCATTATCATATGAACAAGCAAAAGAGCAAGTTTCTAAAAACTATGAATCTATTGCTTTAAATAAAGCTTTAGAAGAATTATCTAAAAAAGAGTTAGAAAACTTTTCAGGTAGAAGTTTAGGTTATGTTGCAAGGGATTCATATTCAAAAATCCCAGAGCTTCAACCACAAGAGGCTTTAAGCTTTTTAAATAAACTTTTTGAAAGTACTCAAAAGCAAGGAAAAGTTAATTTAGGAAATAAAATTGTATTATATAAGATAGAAGATTCAAAATTAGCGCAATATGATAAGTCTAAAAATGATGCTGTTAAATCAACAGTAAATAAATTATTAAATCAAGAGTTAATTAACAACTTAATTAAAAATTTAGAAAATAAGTATGAAGTACAATCTTCAATCTCTTTAGAGGAGTAGTAATTGAATAAAACTCTTTTAGCAATTGACATTGGTTCGTCTAATATAACAGCAGTAATTGCTAGAAATAACTTAGATTATAAAATAAATATATTGGGAACTGGCTCATCAAAAAGTAGTGGGATAAATAAAGGTGTAATATCAAATATTGAGGCTGCTTCAAAGAGCATAAAAGATGCTGTATTGATTGCTAAAAAAAATACAACTGAAGAGTTCGACTCTACAATTGTTTCTATTTCAGGAGCTTATACAAAAGGTATTAGAAGTTCAGGAAGTGTGAATGTACCAAATGGATTAATCACAGAAAATGAGATTAATCAGGTACTTCAAATG belongs to Arcobacter sp. CECT 8983 and includes:
- the fliP gene encoding flagellar type III secretion system pore protein FliP (The bacterial flagellar biogenesis protein FliP forms a type III secretion system (T3SS)-type pore required for flagellar assembly.), with translation MKLIFSLLIFSISLLFAQEEVAPPVVNLSIAALEEPAQFVKTINIAIILTLLVLAPTLILMVTSFTRLIIVFSLLRQAMGLQQTPPNQIIISLSLILTIFIMEPYFKKSWDDAIVPYMDEKIGYEVAFEKGVKPFKEFMIKNTREKDLALFYRIKKEENPKNIDDVPLTLLMPSFIVSELKTAFEIGFLIFLPFLVIDIIVASILMSLGMMMLPPVMISLPIKIIFFIVIDGWSLIIGNLAQSFK
- the mrdA gene encoding penicillin-binding protein 2; protein product: MTRLKLIFIFIILVLLTLLARVYFLSIKSNTYYEELSKRNYIKKVYEVPNRGIIKDRNGKALAMNKLGFSINLRPHLRSYKNKKRLNKLIALINKHFPEYEKEKLYKEYKKADSPYKHDFVKVVKYIPYDKFFKKYTLFNSLDDIQIKSEVKRVYPYKQDASHIIGYVGKASRLDIDRNPFSKHSGIIGKIGLEKYYNKKLQGELGYKNIKVNALNKELEVLEEKKPSSDNDLTISIDIELQKYIQKNFPGKGGAAIVMDAQTGELLTASSFPEFDNNIFVDGISVKEWNRMRNDFNHPFTNKLINGKYPPGSVIKMGVALAFLEHGIKPSYTVFDTGAITLGKRNFRCWKQEGHGKVGFTKAIRESCDDFFYKGSLKVGINNISETLAKFGIGQKTGIDLDNEHYGTNPNKDWKQKRHNLPWYVGETVITSIGQGEMLTTPMQIARYTAFLATGKLPIPHFSKDSFQEPIEVPHDEDHLDLIRKGMYEVNNHKKGTLYRYSRNSIITMAGKTGTAQVVSIPQSEKKRMKESELEYYHRSHAWITAYGPYKGDKKYVVTVIIEHGGHGGSAAGLLVKNIFKKLYEFGYIKNPK
- a CDS encoding EscU/YscU/HrcU family type III secretion system export apparatus switch protein: MNKNDIKKAVALEYDIEVDNAPKVVAKGKGEIANNIIKIAQDNDIPIKKDEDLIELLSAIDIEKEIPPSMYKAVSEIFAFIYDLTALERKKRDSEKVNDII
- a CDS encoding flagellar hook-length control protein FliK, with the translated sequence MSINIIFYDILKIMIVSNNNLLKILLPNDNKVLKDALKEADIKTLVNIKKGDVSVDDILKDLFTQAKTGTKTNASIESLLKNSTIFKDLGNFSKNIETLLKQASQNETLQKFKPQIEALLKNLGNIDEKVLKNSLDKSGVFLESKMLSQSQAKTSLPKELENILNQIKTILKQVDTPQAKNISQIIDKLLNQNIKGLDANPTENLKDLKALTSQLETLGKSLQNKQTANLEQLTNNLKNISNQIQLTQSKIDNGSATQIEKLIHNKSEALASTRDVLLNLKNEVLQNNNLPNKQTLLKQIDNLLQSKELNTNLNPASLKAAPNQASETLATLKEVIVSLQNKQPVNPDKITNSLQNLTTQLQTNQVKNEVLSQIKDILQNLKNEVILDKNIPNKQALLNQIDNLLQNKSMDSLNLKPTINNLTSNIETLLKDLKTTIAQVNQGNTNQGSFEKIDKALTKLEQTTQNFIQTLNRGENPKGANTNLQNDMKAILLKVQEELATNTSDPKASDTSKQIDKVLTQIEYHQLLSVVSNSNSVYIPFIWDILEDGSISMREGKDEKFYCEINLNLKEFGETRLLLGLYDKNKLDLTIYATKDHFKQAIKENIFKLKRAMNSVELIPMNIHILDFDKEKKEEIKKADVYNQNTSLGFGVDIKA
- the fliW gene encoding flagellar assembly protein FliW, producing MKFEVVTPIDGFEREKEFELSKLDDFFSMIKGVETGETIRLMSFGALKSLEFELPKDFVAKLEIENISDISIFYIFVLQAQTSDSSMNIFAPLIMNNKSMKMGQIHLDLHELGLDSLNDILPKF
- a CDS encoding AAA family ATPase, which encodes MSNSTYEEHKTFNLSGVLKKVLYKNDENNYVIAVLENNQKICGNYYDTEIEKIVGEEVLLKGNWTTHKKYGVQFEFETLELKEAEMFFFLTKIVKGVGKKFAKELLEKYTEDELVDILNEKPGELLQFKGIKEKKLEKIVASWQKFKHLRELGKFLSKFGVTSNLINKIYSHFSEVDNLIEKIKNNPYILINIKGIGFKRADEIAKALGIDPKSDFRISACVNYTLREFCDNNGNSSIDKSHLYKLLDESLHFKDEEILYEKVVSDMLVEEEVFQTSEHRISPSMLYFAERRILEFFQRRENERNKKIISSFDEYIEKKEKTLGFELNEEQKKAVELINDGHKTLFLIGYAGTGKSTSSRAVLELLEEIVAYDDIIAIALSGIASQRISDTTGYNSSTIQSLFVKHEDKEFFPHKVILLDEASMVNSVMFYNLIKKIHDDTIFIIVGDDGQLPAIGAGNILADAIKFELAPICKLTKIYRQSEDQAIAVIANDIRQGQVPEYRNDYKDFEFIDVSINNYYAVKNSTSQNEFSDVRTKISESILNTILNISSHYIRKYYEYIKKKEISSALTLFQVITPMKAGILGVENLNMQLQSLFNHSKKKGYKSKLYEYKMSDKVIHIKNENMKAQTMHMYKTASTEFMEKRVFNGQLGLIIKLDFDEQKCIVLYPNDDMVVFYEFDELSSLLSLAYCLTIHKTQGMEYENALIPMSFSHYIMHNTKLLYTAITRAKDMCFIVGEEEAFKSACKRIETTKRESVINDLLSKKL
- a CDS encoding peptidylprolyl isomerase, with the translated sequence MITWMQRHKKWLVITIWISTIAFVGAGFVGWGSYDYGSKGGAVAVVGDREVTVEEYQREYSSLYDQYARMFGNQFNQEMADKLKLKDAAYKLVIQKNLILSFADELGLDVTDEEIAKQLVQIPAFLKDGKFDKDTYIKVLQQNRTNPTEFEASIKRDILLQKVESLFQIQANEKELENLNKLLFAEDKISIKVLNANNVKVNVTEDELKKYWEENKNSYVSEPTVKLAIEEITVEPKNFSEEELKNHYNSFKTDYTKEDGKLKTFDEAKEDMIQTLSEKATKKEALKKYLKLKKGEENFTKEVEIEESKLAYSQEDLEKIDGSVPGDVLKPFIHDGNYIVVKVLNKGLPKPLSYEQAKEQVSKNYESIALNKALEELSKKELENFSGRSLGYVARDSYSKIPELQPQEALSFLNKLFESTQKQGKVNLGNKIVLYKIEDSKLAQYDKSKNDAVKSTVNKLLNQELINNLIKNLENKYEVQSSISLEE